From one Flavobacterium sp. N502536 genomic stretch:
- a CDS encoding YceI family protein, whose product MKKSFINFFIVLLLILMHPNGYAQKVITKTGNIKFQATVPSYEEVAAENKSVSAILDQSTGDFAALALVKGFRFKVALMEEHFNENYMESEKFSKATLKGKLEDFDISKITGTPKNFTLKGDLTIHGKTKPVAVILKIAKAANGLSTVGSFEVKPEDFDIEIPSLVRKKIADKIKISYNFLLVK is encoded by the coding sequence ATGAAAAAATCGTTTATTAATTTCTTTATAGTGCTCTTACTCATTTTGATGCATCCCAATGGATATGCACAAAAAGTAATCACAAAAACAGGTAATATAAAATTTCAGGCTACTGTGCCTTCCTATGAAGAAGTTGCCGCCGAAAACAAAAGCGTGTCTGCAATTTTAGATCAATCCACAGGGGATTTTGCAGCTCTGGCTCTTGTAAAAGGTTTCCGATTTAAAGTTGCTTTAATGGAGGAACATTTCAACGAAAATTACATGGAGTCTGAAAAGTTTTCAAAAGCAACTTTAAAAGGTAAATTAGAAGATTTTGACATTTCTAAAATTACCGGTACTCCTAAAAATTTTACCCTAAAAGGAGATCTTACCATTCATGGAAAAACAAAGCCTGTAGCAGTAATCCTCAAAATAGCCAAAGCAGCTAATGGTCTTAGTACTGTAGGTTCATTTGAAGTCAAACCCGAAGATTTTGATATCGAAATACCAAGTCTGGTCAGAAAGAAAATTGCGGACAAAATCAAAATTAGTTACAATTTTTTATTGGTTAAATAA
- a CDS encoding RNA polymerase sigma factor → MSQKNQSNTCDEIIFSTFFKSQVKALRNFLFYKFGNIDQAEDLAQEAFVKLWQNCASVPLEKAKSYLYTIANNSSLNAIAHQKVVLRYEKNFTGLDKTNENPEYILEEKQFQTKLLKAIENLNEKQRIAFLMHRIDGKKYSEIASALNISVKAVEKRIHLALLSLRKEIDL, encoded by the coding sequence ATGTCACAAAAAAACCAATCAAATACTTGCGACGAAATAATCTTTTCGACTTTTTTTAAAAGTCAGGTAAAAGCACTGCGCAATTTTCTTTTTTACAAATTTGGCAATATTGATCAGGCGGAAGATTTAGCTCAGGAAGCATTTGTAAAACTTTGGCAAAATTGTGCTTCGGTGCCTCTTGAAAAAGCAAAGTCATACCTCTATACTATCGCGAATAACAGCAGCCTCAACGCAATTGCGCATCAAAAAGTTGTTTTGAGGTACGAGAAAAACTTCACTGGCCTAGATAAAACAAATGAAAATCCGGAATATATTCTGGAGGAGAAACAATTTCAAACTAAACTCTTGAAAGCCATTGAAAATTTAAACGAAAAACAACGCATCGCTTTTCTGATGCATCGAATTGACGGAAAAAAATACAGTGAAATTGCCTCAGCCCTTAATATTAGCGTGAAGGCTGTTGAAAAGCGTATTCATCTTGCTTTGCTAAGCTTACGCAAAGAAATTGATTTATAG
- a CDS encoding GIY-YIG nuclease family protein, translating to MNFFYILYSKTLNQYYIGHTSEGLEERLRKHLSNHSGFTGRTKDWIVIYFEEFETKSLAYKRELEVKKWKSRVRVEKLINESKK from the coding sequence ATGAACTTTTTCTATATTCTATATTCAAAGACATTAAATCAATATTATATTGGTCATACATCTGAAGGCTTAGAAGAGCGATTACGCAAACATTTATCAAATCATTCAGGATTTACTGGGAGAACAAAGGATTGGATTGTAATTTATTTTGAAGAATTTGAAACCAAATCATTGGCTTATAAACGTGAATTAGAAGTCAAGAAATGGAAAAGTAGAGTTAGAGTTGAAAAATTAATAAATGAATCAAAGAAATAG
- a CDS encoding FecR family protein: MKKNRLLAKWLNNDLSQDELAEFEASPDFEKYQKIKNYTDHLEVDDFDENKMLSNILNQKKETPKVIPLYKKWMFKAAAVFVLALGITFVMKLLVPQTQTANFGEKTSFSLPDNSEVVLNSGSEISYKKWNWANNRHLELKGEAYFKVAKGRRFEVQTNLGKVSVLGTQFNVKVRKNKFDVVCYEGRVKVNYANTQIVLTHGQSVNFENGKQVKLNVRSLKPEWIDNQISFYQENIRAILDEVERQYNITIELNTKDTVSLFTGKLPAKDLNTAIQIISTTYHLEAKKVSKNKIIFDEK; this comes from the coding sequence ATGAAAAAAAATCGCTTATTAGCAAAATGGCTTAACAATGATTTATCTCAGGATGAATTAGCTGAATTTGAAGCAAGTCCCGATTTTGAAAAATACCAAAAAATAAAGAATTATACTGATCATTTGGAAGTAGATGATTTTGATGAGAATAAGATGTTGTCTAACATCCTCAATCAGAAAAAAGAAACTCCAAAAGTAATTCCTTTATACAAAAAATGGATGTTTAAAGCTGCCGCTGTATTTGTGTTAGCTCTTGGAATTACGTTTGTTATGAAACTTTTGGTGCCTCAGACTCAAACCGCAAATTTTGGAGAGAAAACCTCTTTTTCATTGCCTGATAACTCTGAAGTTGTGCTAAACTCCGGTTCTGAAATAAGTTATAAAAAATGGAACTGGGCCAATAACAGACATCTTGAATTAAAAGGAGAAGCCTATTTTAAAGTTGCTAAAGGCCGACGATTTGAAGTACAGACCAACCTGGGAAAAGTATCCGTTCTGGGAACTCAATTTAACGTTAAAGTTAGAAAAAACAAGTTTGATGTCGTTTGTTATGAAGGACGCGTAAAAGTGAATTATGCAAACACTCAAATTGTACTAACCCACGGGCAAAGTGTTAATTTTGAAAACGGTAAACAAGTAAAATTGAATGTAAGATCATTGAAACCAGAGTGGATTGACAATCAAATATCTTTTTACCAGGAAAATATCCGAGCGATATTAGACGAGGTTGAAAGGCAATATAACATTACAATTGAATTAAACACAAAGGACACGGTCTCTTTATTCACCGGAAAATTACCTGCAAAGGATTTAAACACAGCCATACAAATTATTAGTACAACCTATCATTTAGAGGCTAAAAAAGTCTCGAAAAATAAAATAATTTTTGACGAAAAATAA
- a CDS encoding TonB-dependent receptor codes for MPFKKIIAAIEKQHHVSFNYTEDNITNLQLNPPKSALTLDQKLQYLTEKTNLSFENIENQFINIYKNDSESQMICGYVFSTDHKKPIENANVNLLNKTQTTTDSNGYFEFKKDLKNTFLISHIGFITKKIVVNNSPSKNCLQITLEPEITELQEIKASAILASGISKSTDGSFEIKPKKFGILPGLIEPDALQTMQQIPGVNSLDESVSSINVRGGTHDQNLFLWNGIRMFQTGHFFGLISVFNPNLAHTISIYKNGSSAFYGESVSSVVAISSTPETTEKNTFSAGINMINADIYAKYNLSKKSSIEISARKSITDFVETPTYKEYFNKVFQNTTITDFSDKQNIDYRSDKKFDFYDATLKYAHKIGNKDQIILDLITIKDNLEVFQSATVYNMNKSENNVLRQQNYGGNLSWKRNWNNYNTTKVNIYNSAYELLANQKTTFGDQIVIQENTVNNNGVNLENNHIINSKFTFSNGYQFNEIGITNLEQVTNPDFYRKVKNVLKTHALILEGKYNDTLSRIYFKVGTRINYIEKFRKHSIEPRIQFNYGINKSLNLELLAELKSQNSQQIIDLQKDYFGIEKRRWIVSNNTTIPIQRSKQVSLNLFYKKNDWLLDIENFYKKVSGIITSSQGFQNQLEFVRMTGDYEVLGTEMLIQKKMNHFLTWLSYTYNHNNYYFSNFEPPSFPNNFELMHTVSWAGIYEKNNFKIALGTKWSSGRPKTSPDLSQINLSDPVLVYNKPNNTNVHVFSQVNISSTYKWESANGIQYKIGLSILNILNRKNEISEYYRVSSLTNSIEEVETFSLQRTPNMSFRVSF; via the coding sequence GTGCCATTTAAAAAAATTATCGCAGCAATAGAAAAGCAGCATCATGTAAGTTTTAATTATACGGAAGACAATATTACCAACCTACAACTAAACCCTCCTAAAAGTGCCCTTACTTTAGATCAAAAACTACAATACCTTACAGAAAAAACCAATCTGTCATTTGAAAATATCGAAAACCAATTCATTAATATTTATAAAAATGATAGCGAATCGCAAATGATTTGTGGTTATGTTTTTTCTACTGATCATAAAAAACCTATTGAAAACGCCAATGTTAATCTGCTTAACAAAACTCAAACTACAACCGATTCCAATGGCTATTTTGAATTTAAAAAAGACCTAAAAAACACATTTCTAATCAGTCATATTGGTTTTATAACCAAAAAAATTGTAGTCAATAATTCCCCTTCCAAAAACTGTCTGCAAATAACATTAGAGCCTGAGATCACAGAACTTCAAGAAATTAAAGCCAGTGCTATTTTAGCTTCGGGGATTTCAAAAAGCACAGATGGATCCTTTGAAATTAAACCTAAAAAATTTGGTATTCTACCCGGACTTATAGAGCCTGATGCTTTACAAACCATGCAGCAAATTCCAGGTGTAAACAGTCTTGACGAAAGTGTATCCAGCATCAATGTACGTGGTGGTACACACGATCAGAATTTATTTTTGTGGAATGGAATACGAATGTTTCAAACCGGACATTTCTTTGGTTTAATATCCGTTTTTAATCCCAATTTGGCACATACCATTTCTATTTATAAAAACGGGAGCTCTGCCTTTTACGGCGAGAGTGTATCTAGTGTAGTAGCCATTTCCTCTACTCCTGAAACAACCGAAAAAAATACTTTTAGTGCAGGAATAAATATGATTAATGCTGATATTTATGCAAAGTACAATCTCTCCAAAAAGAGTTCTATCGAAATTTCGGCACGTAAATCGATTACCGATTTTGTAGAAACACCCACCTACAAAGAATATTTTAATAAAGTATTTCAAAATACTACGATCACAGACTTTTCAGACAAACAAAATATAGATTATCGCAGTGATAAAAAATTTGACTTTTATGATGCTACACTAAAATACGCGCACAAAATTGGCAATAAAGATCAAATCATACTCGATTTAATTACCATTAAAGATAATCTGGAAGTTTTTCAAAGTGCCACTGTGTACAACATGAACAAATCGGAAAACAATGTTTTACGCCAACAAAATTATGGTGGAAATTTGTCATGGAAAAGAAACTGGAACAACTACAATACAACTAAAGTCAATATCTACAATTCTGCTTACGAACTTTTGGCCAACCAAAAAACTACTTTTGGAGATCAGATCGTAATTCAGGAAAATACCGTTAATAATAATGGAGTTAATCTGGAGAACAACCATATTATTAATTCTAAATTCACTTTTAGCAATGGTTATCAGTTCAACGAGATTGGCATTACCAATTTAGAACAAGTAACTAATCCAGATTTTTATCGCAAAGTGAAAAATGTGCTAAAAACTCATGCTTTAATTTTAGAAGGAAAATACAACGACACGCTTTCCAGAATCTATTTTAAGGTAGGAACACGCATTAATTATATTGAAAAATTCAGAAAACACAGTATCGAGCCCCGCATTCAATTTAATTATGGCATCAACAAAAGTTTAAATTTAGAATTGCTGGCTGAGTTAAAAAGCCAAAATTCGCAGCAAATTATTGATTTGCAAAAAGATTATTTTGGCATCGAAAAAAGGCGCTGGATTGTTTCCAATAACACAACTATCCCCATTCAAAGGAGCAAACAAGTCTCTTTAAATTTATTTTACAAAAAGAACGACTGGCTACTGGATATCGAAAATTTCTATAAAAAAGTATCCGGAATTATAACATCCAGTCAGGGCTTTCAAAATCAATTGGAATTCGTTCGAATGACCGGCGACTATGAGGTTCTGGGAACAGAAATGTTGATTCAGAAAAAAATGAATCACTTTCTGACCTGGCTGAGTTATACCTATAACCATAATAATTACTATTTCTCCAATTTTGAACCTCCTAGTTTCCCTAACAATTTTGAGTTAATGCATACGGTATCGTGGGCGGGAATTTACGAAAAGAACAATTTCAAAATAGCCCTGGGCACAAAATGGTCTTCGGGCAGACCAAAAACTTCTCCTGATCTTTCTCAAATTAATCTGTCAGATCCTGTATTGGTGTACAACAAACCCAACAATACCAATGTGCATGTTTTTTCACAAGTTAATATTTCCTCTACTTACAAGTGGGAAAGCGCAAATGGAATTCAATATAAAATAGGCTTGTCTATTTTGAATATCCTAAACAGAAAAAATGAAATCAGCGAGTATTACAGAGTAAGTTCTTTAACAAATTCTATAGAAGAAGTTGAAACTTTCTCACTGCAAAGAACTCCAAACATGAGCTTTAGAGTTTCATTTTAA
- a CDS encoding C40 family peptidase, whose amino-acid sequence MFGICNLAIVPVRAEPSDRSEIVTQLLFGEHIEILERQNQWARIRIQFDDYEGWVDSKQYQVISEANFNQLSSEAIILNADLIDYITSSNNLLLPIPLGASLSFLNNNEINISNFDFEGTKTSGIKPKSAIISTAFMYLNAPYLWGGKTPFGIDCSGFTQMVYKLNGYKIHRDASQQALDGEPLSFIEESEPGDLAFFDNEEGNITHVGIIMDNNYIIHASGKVRIDRLDHLGIYNPEINKHTHKLRVIKKII is encoded by the coding sequence ATGTTCGGAATTTGCAATCTAGCCATAGTACCTGTACGAGCTGAGCCAAGTGACAGAAGTGAAATCGTTACTCAACTTTTGTTTGGTGAACATATCGAGATTTTAGAACGCCAAAATCAATGGGCCCGAATAAGAATTCAGTTCGATGACTATGAAGGTTGGGTAGATTCAAAACAATACCAGGTTATTTCTGAAGCAAATTTCAATCAATTAAGCAGTGAAGCTATTATTCTAAATGCCGACCTGATTGATTATATTACTTCTTCAAATAATTTACTACTACCAATTCCGCTTGGCGCTTCTTTATCCTTTTTAAACAATAATGAAATCAACATTTCAAATTTTGATTTTGAAGGCACCAAAACCAGCGGTATAAAACCTAAGAGCGCTATTATAAGCACGGCTTTTATGTATTTGAATGCTCCCTATCTTTGGGGAGGAAAAACTCCTTTTGGAATTGACTGTTCGGGTTTTACCCAAATGGTCTACAAATTAAACGGCTACAAAATTCATCGTGATGCCTCACAACAGGCTCTTGACGGAGAACCTTTGAGTTTTATCGAAGAAAGTGAGCCCGGCGATCTGGCCTTTTTTGATAACGAAGAAGGGAACATCACACATGTTGGTATCATTATGGACAATAATTACATCATTCACGCCAGTGGAAAGGTTCGTATTGATCGTTTAGACCACTTAGGAATCTACAATCCCGAAATAAACAAACACACCCATAAATTACGAGTGATCAAGAAGATAATCTAA
- a CDS encoding DUF3592 domain-containing protein, whose amino-acid sequence MNKRLIRAVIYVCFIPGLILLMGAFYLFQQKLNFIEKANIVYGTVIESIPLAGNKNGSLYYPHVSFVIKSGKQIDFTSNVGTSLPSYINGSSVKVLYDPTNPNKAEIDGVYGYMVDPVLLGGLGVFFLLMGLGAILNEYQKSRKTD is encoded by the coding sequence ATGAATAAAAGACTAATTCGTGCTGTTATTTATGTGTGTTTTATACCTGGTTTGATTCTATTGATGGGGGCATTTTATCTTTTTCAACAGAAATTAAATTTTATTGAAAAGGCAAATATTGTTTATGGTACAGTTATCGAATCGATACCTCTTGCTGGCAATAAGAATGGATCACTCTATTACCCACATGTTTCATTTGTTATAAAATCAGGTAAACAAATAGATTTCACTTCTAATGTGGGTACTTCTCTTCCGAGTTACATTAACGGAAGTTCAGTTAAGGTTTTGTATGATCCAACCAATCCGAATAAAGCGGAGATTGATGGGGTTTACGGTTATATGGTAGACCCAGTACTTTTGGGCGGTCTTGGCGTATTTTTCCTTTTAATGGGTTTAGGTGCTATTTTAAACGAGTATCAAAAAAGCAGGAAAACGGACTAA
- a CDS encoding OB-fold putative lipoprotein translates to MIPKRIAFITTASLVLISAGLYFYYGFVFKEARNIASEIPEFSITTTKLLHDYNSNTEKADSLYLNKTIEITGKVTKETDSVVILENNIFCLFTKKTKDKLLNNKVTVKGKCIGFDELFQEVKLDQCTINK, encoded by the coding sequence ATGATCCCAAAAAGAATCGCATTTATAACTACAGCCTCGTTGGTATTGATTTCGGCAGGCCTCTATTTTTATTATGGTTTTGTCTTTAAAGAGGCACGCAATATAGCATCTGAAATACCTGAATTTAGTATAACTACAACAAAATTGCTTCATGATTATAACTCAAATACAGAAAAAGCAGATTCATTATATCTCAATAAAACCATAGAAATAACAGGCAAAGTAACCAAAGAAACCGATTCTGTTGTGATACTTGAAAACAATATTTTTTGCCTGTTTACCAAAAAAACAAAAGACAAGCTATTGAACAACAAAGTAACCGTTAAAGGCAAATGCATTGGCTTTGATGAACTATTTCAAGAAGTCAAACTGGACCAGTGCACCATTAATAAATAA
- a CDS encoding antitoxin Xre/MbcA/ParS toxin-binding domain-containing protein, with protein MEKLTQKTEPFDTKRSIRNASGKVISIKRSTLSSDGKEYSWSSKLERVGVIRSGIPYDSIEVISRRLNNPVKSVLAIVGIPQTTYNKKKSEHLLLDSRDSELVILINELIDYGLEVFNNEEEKFQRWLKKPNLSIGGSTPENMLDTVTGINEVKFSLNRLEFGNLA; from the coding sequence ATGGAAAAATTAACGCAGAAAACAGAACCTTTTGATACTAAAAGAAGTATTCGAAATGCCTCAGGAAAAGTAATCTCGATTAAAAGATCTACTTTAAGTTCTGATGGTAAAGAATACAGCTGGAGCAGCAAACTGGAGCGCGTTGGAGTCATCCGATCCGGTATTCCTTATGATTCAATCGAAGTCATCAGCAGGCGATTAAACAATCCAGTAAAATCGGTTCTGGCCATTGTAGGGATTCCTCAAACTACTTACAACAAGAAAAAAAGCGAACATTTGCTTTTAGACAGCAGAGACAGCGAATTGGTTATTTTAATCAATGAGCTGATCGATTACGGCCTTGAAGTTTTTAACAATGAAGAAGAAAAATTTCAAAGATGGCTCAAAAAACCCAATTTATCTATTGGCGGAAGCACTCCTGAAAACATGCTCGACACCGTAACGGGAATTAACGAAGTGAAGTTTAGTTTGAATCGATTAGAGTTTGGAAACTTAGCTTAG
- a CDS encoding acetyl-CoA C-acyltransferase, producing MNKRVVIVSAVRTPIGSFMGGLSTVPAPKLGAAAIKGALQKINLDPKLVDEVFMGNVVQAGVGQAPARQAALFAGLSEEVAATTVNKVCASGMKAVMFAAQAIACGDAEIVVAGGMENMSLIPHYVQMRNGTKFGPASLLDGMQKDGLTDAYDNNAMGVCADLCASEYNISREEQDNFAIQSYERSAKAWDAGKFDNEIVPVEVPQRRGEPIIVSKDEEYTNVKLDKIPSLSAVFTKDGTVTAANASTINDGAAALVLMSEEKAISLGLKPLAYIKGYADAAQEPKWFTTSPAKALPKALDKAGISISDVDYFEFNEAFAVVGLANSKILSLDNDKVNVNGGAVSLGHPLGCSGARIIVTLLSVLEQNNAKTGAAAICNGGGGASAIVIERA from the coding sequence ATGAACAAAAGAGTTGTTATCGTTTCTGCCGTTAGAACACCTATCGGAAGTTTCATGGGAGGTTTATCTACCGTACCCGCACCAAAATTAGGTGCTGCCGCGATAAAAGGCGCACTTCAAAAAATTAACCTTGACCCAAAATTAGTTGATGAAGTTTTTATGGGTAATGTGGTACAGGCCGGAGTTGGCCAGGCACCAGCACGTCAGGCTGCACTTTTTGCAGGTTTATCTGAAGAAGTTGCCGCTACCACTGTAAACAAAGTTTGTGCTTCAGGAATGAAAGCTGTTATGTTCGCCGCACAGGCTATCGCTTGTGGTGATGCCGAAATCGTAGTAGCCGGAGGAATGGAAAACATGAGTTTGATTCCGCATTACGTACAAATGCGTAACGGAACTAAATTTGGTCCAGCTTCTTTGCTTGACGGAATGCAGAAAGATGGTTTGACAGATGCTTACGATAACAACGCAATGGGAGTTTGCGCTGATTTATGTGCGTCTGAATACAACATCAGCCGTGAAGAACAGGATAATTTTGCGATTCAATCTTATGAAAGAAGTGCAAAAGCCTGGGATGCCGGAAAATTTGACAACGAAATTGTTCCTGTAGAAGTTCCGCAAAGACGTGGTGAACCTATCATCGTTTCAAAAGACGAAGAATATACCAATGTAAAATTAGACAAGATCCCTTCGTTAAGTGCTGTTTTTACTAAAGACGGAACAGTTACTGCTGCAAACGCTTCTACTATCAACGACGGAGCTGCTGCTTTGGTTTTGATGTCTGAAGAAAAAGCAATCTCGTTAGGATTAAAACCCCTAGCCTACATAAAAGGTTATGCCGATGCCGCTCAGGAGCCAAAATGGTTTACTACAAGCCCGGCAAAAGCATTACCAAAAGCCTTAGACAAAGCAGGAATTTCAATAAGTGATGTTGATTATTTCGAGTTCAACGAAGCATTCGCTGTTGTTGGATTAGCCAATTCAAAAATTCTTAGCCTTGATAACGACAAAGTAAACGTAAACGGAGGAGCTGTTTCCTTAGGACATCCACTGGGATGCTCAGGAGCAAGAATCATTGTAACTTTACTAAGTGTTTTAGAACAAAACAATGCTAAAACCGGAGCTGCAGCAATTTGCAACGGTGGTGGCGGTGCTTCGGCAATTGTTATCGAAAGAGCCTAA
- a CDS encoding DUF5777 family beta-barrel protein: MKKFLVPICFFLATIAYSQDDLLNSLDSTQVQENFSTATFKALQLVTLQTTKMPAKKEFYFVVSHRFGTVKDGLDSFFGLDNATTKLGGIYGVTDWLSVSLSRHTLNKLYETGVKYRMMRQSNSFPVDIVGYSVADINTFLEKDQYPGLEFKHRTTYVQQLLISRKVSEKLSVELVPSFVHRNLYNPDLERDNQFSFGGGGRYKITKRLSVNLEYMHNFNKPNFYENPLSVGLDVETGGHVFQLIFTNSQAMSESGYLTNAAGNWGKGDFFFGFNLYRVF, from the coding sequence ATGAAAAAATTTTTAGTCCCAATCTGCTTTTTCCTGGCTACCATAGCCTATTCGCAAGATGATTTACTAAACAGCCTTGATTCGACTCAGGTACAGGAAAACTTTTCTACAGCCACTTTTAAAGCATTGCAGCTGGTAACCTTACAAACCACAAAAATGCCCGCGAAAAAAGAGTTCTATTTTGTAGTCTCCCATCGTTTTGGCACCGTTAAAGACGGTTTAGACAGTTTTTTTGGTCTTGATAACGCCACTACAAAACTTGGCGGTATTTATGGGGTTACCGATTGGCTGTCTGTGAGTCTTTCCAGACATACATTGAATAAATTGTATGAAACAGGAGTTAAATACCGAATGATGAGACAAAGCAATAGCTTCCCTGTAGATATTGTTGGTTACAGTGTTGCAGATATCAATACATTCCTGGAAAAAGATCAATATCCAGGTTTAGAATTTAAGCATCGTACGACCTACGTACAACAATTGCTGATATCGAGAAAAGTTAGCGAAAAACTATCGGTAGAACTAGTACCCTCATTTGTGCATAGAAATCTTTACAATCCAGACTTAGAAAGAGACAACCAATTTTCTTTTGGTGGTGGCGGACGTTATAAAATCACAAAAAGATTATCTGTCAATTTAGAATACATGCACAATTTTAATAAACCCAATTTTTATGAAAATCCATTGTCAGTCGGTCTCGATGTTGAAACCGGAGGACATGTTTTTCAATTAATCTTTACCAATTCACAAGCCATGAGCGAAAGCGGATACCTAACCAATGCCGCTGGAAACTGGGGAAAAGGCGATTTCTTTTTCGGATTTAACTTATACAGAGTATTTTAA
- a CDS encoding M15 family metallopeptidase: MKMQLSLSRIVILLFSLFFCILTANAQNETYSSEEGSEIADTTFVNLKDYSNDFVYDMKYATEDNFLKAKVYDCAECLLRYKTVKALIAANKDFMKNGCKIKLFDCYRPLSIQKKMWEIVSNPEYVADPKKGSIHNKGGAVDITLVNAKGEELEMGTNFDFFGIEASHNYKKFPVSVKANRKYLKSVMIKNGFNSFDSEWWHYNLKTGLNDKVSNQKWKCD, encoded by the coding sequence ATGAAAATGCAACTGTCTTTATCTCGTATCGTAATACTTCTGTTTAGTCTTTTCTTTTGTATACTTACAGCAAATGCACAGAATGAAACTTATTCATCTGAAGAGGGAAGTGAAATTGCCGATACCACTTTTGTAAATCTTAAAGATTACAGTAATGATTTCGTTTATGACATGAAATATGCTACTGAAGATAATTTTTTAAAGGCAAAAGTTTACGATTGCGCCGAGTGTTTACTGCGCTATAAAACCGTTAAAGCTTTAATAGCAGCAAATAAAGATTTTATGAAAAACGGATGTAAAATAAAACTATTCGATTGTTACAGGCCTTTGTCCATCCAGAAAAAAATGTGGGAGATTGTATCAAATCCGGAGTATGTGGCCGATCCAAAAAAAGGCTCCATCCATAATAAAGGAGGAGCCGTTGATATTACTTTAGTCAATGCTAAGGGCGAAGAACTGGAAATGGGTACTAATTTTGATTTTTTTGGCATTGAAGCCAGTCATAATTATAAAAAATTTCCGGTGTCGGTTAAAGCAAATCGAAAATATTTGAAAAGTGTGATGATCAAAAATGGATTCAATTCTTTTGATTCAGAGTGGTGGCATTATAATTTAAAAACAGGTTTAAACGATAAAGTCTCCAACCAAAAGTGGAAATGCGATTAA